In Methanosarcina siciliae T4/M, one genomic interval encodes:
- a CDS encoding ABC transporter permease, with amino-acid sequence MNVLIEELAMAIRQLRLKKLRTLLILLGIAVGVATVVAVVSFGEGLRINAVEEIQKSRDLTLIEVSPGVRGDGLVLISNSKVEEIKEHAELVCPYIKDAYVSPSETYFELFGVQEAYRSANELELAGGNWFDSEEASEENRIVLGSDLWEKLEKIDGARIGTPITARLRLYGEDGKPLDKEVTFIPVGYLKPSGNDIDSGAFMKLESAKELSEKEYYDGILIKVESSSLVRETRDQVEKLGLSTSSAQDEIDSVNRIMNGVTLVLAFFSSISLLVGGLMVINTMVVSVYERTREIGISKALGASESDILRMFLAECLFIGVLGGFLGDFFGVLFAALIDRAGRALLMSRLEIGGIEHLTALNFNILAAGILISLLVSVISGLYPAWRAAKLDPVRALRQL; translated from the coding sequence GTGAACGTTTTGATTGAAGAGTTAGCAATGGCAATACGGCAGTTGCGCCTTAAAAAATTAAGAACCCTCCTTATTCTCCTCGGAATTGCGGTAGGAGTTGCAACGGTAGTAGCTGTCGTTTCATTCGGGGAAGGTCTTCGTATCAATGCAGTCGAAGAAATTCAGAAGTCCCGGGACCTGACTCTAATTGAAGTTTCTCCGGGGGTCAGAGGAGACGGACTTGTCCTTATAAGTAACTCGAAAGTAGAGGAAATAAAGGAGCACGCAGAGCTTGTCTGCCCATATATAAAGGATGCCTATGTCAGCCCTTCGGAGACCTATTTTGAACTGTTCGGAGTTCAGGAAGCTTACAGGTCTGCAAATGAGCTTGAACTGGCCGGAGGGAACTGGTTTGACAGCGAAGAAGCCAGCGAAGAGAACCGGATCGTCCTTGGAAGTGACCTCTGGGAAAAACTGGAAAAAATAGACGGAGCAAGAATCGGGACCCCGATTACAGCCAGGCTGCGCCTTTACGGAGAAGACGGAAAACCTCTTGATAAGGAAGTAACTTTTATTCCTGTGGGCTATCTGAAACCCTCCGGAAACGATATCGACTCAGGAGCTTTCATGAAGCTTGAATCTGCAAAAGAACTCAGTGAAAAGGAGTATTATGACGGAATTCTTATAAAGGTGGAAAGTTCTTCCCTGGTCCGCGAAACAAGAGATCAGGTAGAAAAACTGGGGCTTTCCACCTCAAGTGCCCAGGATGAAATAGACTCGGTCAACAGGATCATGAACGGGGTTACTCTTGTCCTTGCCTTTTTCTCAAGCATTTCCCTGCTCGTAGGCGGGTTGATGGTTATCAATACAATGGTGGTCTCAGTCTACGAACGAACCCGGGAAATAGGAATTTCAAAAGCTCTCGGAGCTTCGGAATCAGATATCCTGCGGATGTTTTTAGCCGAATGTCTCTTTATAGGAGTCCTGGGAGGATTTTTAGGAGACTTTTTTGGCGTTCTTTTTGCGGCCCTCATAGATAGGGCAGGAAGAGCTCTCCTGATGTCGAGGCTTGAAATCGGAGGTATAGAACACCTGACCGCCCTGAACTTCAATATTCTTGCAGCCGGGATCCTGATCTCCTTACTCGTATCCGTGATCTCAGGGCTCTACCCTGCCTGGAGGGCCGCAAAACTGGATCCTGTAAGAGCTTTAAGGCAGCTTTGA
- a CDS encoding DUF3344 domain-containing protein encodes MKKDRQFFRSNYRNNFSGDNAVDTGKKFLIAGLLGAGLLFLIIFFSGDRGWQGDGISPYTIAEGTVRGEVYVDGGHGYTGENPYLQYFELPPGEVKYARFYVPVWNYDSGDSIRVTVNGNELAVRQEPDYVSAWGTALYCLDTSTSLGTGLNEVSVLSENPGGGPYGITLVAVCENKSLPPVRFWINEGNYALTYTNKQDRVTSTFKGTSPGKNASLYAMLVAGTEGEKDDLYFDSLKIGSDVGNSSQGKYFDLYSASVSPKSTESILSFERGEEGYLHPCVAVLVSESESDSEFLKLHEQKSSTGGQIPYSVIVVSILACLALVLRFRKK; translated from the coding sequence TTGAAAAAGGACAGGCAATTTTTCAGGAGCAATTACAGGAACAATTTTTCAGGAGACAATGCCGTGGATACCGGGAAAAAATTTTTAATAGCAGGGCTTTTAGGAGCAGGACTGCTGTTCCTGATTATCTTCTTTTCGGGGGACAGGGGATGGCAGGGAGACGGCATTTCCCCTTATACAATCGCAGAAGGAACGGTCAGGGGGGAGGTATATGTTGACGGCGGGCATGGCTATACCGGAGAAAACCCTTATCTCCAGTATTTCGAACTGCCTCCGGGAGAGGTAAAGTACGCAAGGTTTTATGTGCCTGTCTGGAACTACGACAGTGGAGATAGTATCCGGGTGACGGTCAATGGAAATGAACTTGCTGTTAGACAGGAGCCCGATTATGTTTCGGCATGGGGTACAGCTCTTTACTGCCTCGATACCAGTACTTCCCTTGGCACCGGATTAAACGAAGTCTCGGTCCTATCCGAAAATCCGGGAGGTGGCCCATACGGCATCACTCTGGTTGCAGTTTGCGAGAACAAATCCCTGCCTCCTGTCAGGTTCTGGATTAACGAAGGCAACTATGCTCTTACCTATACAAATAAACAGGACAGAGTAACAAGCACCTTTAAAGGTACATCTCCAGGGAAAAATGCAAGCCTTTACGCTATGCTGGTTGCAGGCACCGAAGGAGAAAAGGATGATCTCTATTTCGATTCCTTAAAGATCGGTAGCGATGTGGGGAACTCCTCGCAGGGAAAGTACTTTGACCTGTATTCGGCTTCGGTTTCCCCGAAAAGTACGGAAAGTATCCTGAGCTTCGAAAGGGGAGAGGAAGGCTATCTCCATCCCTGTGTTGCAGTCCTTGTTTCAGAATCGGAATCAGACAGTGAATTTCTCAAACTTCATGAGCAGAAAAGCTCAACAGGAGGACAGATCCCGTATTCTGTAATCGTCGTATCCATTCTAGCCTGCCTGGCGCTTGTCCTGAGGTTCAGGAAGAAATGA
- a CDS encoding ABC transporter ATP-binding protein, producing MEPSKATSPQIRLEKITYNYPYSDSAALSDVDLELKKGEFVLLAGPSGCGKSTLVRCLNRLVPEVSGGSFSGSVLLRGKDLKHEKVHSLALEVGMVFQNPETQLFSLTVAEDLAFGPENLGLPREEIRTRVKKALKEVGLEGLEDHFIFTLSGGEKQRTAIGGNLAMQPEILVLDEPTSDLDPAGTGEVLELLKRLNAENRTTLILIEHKLDDVFEMADRMLVMDEGKVILDGKPFEILCREEEKLRKLGIHPPQLTEIARFLGFSPENSSIPAYIPDYDTLLKRLKELLQASEVEIHPEGHEKRLSEVPDPAPQPRNSHSHVLIEQLCYRHEDGSETFENLNFEIKRGEFLALLGHNGAGKTTLAGHLIGFYRPSSGRILLDGKDIRGYSTARLSKKVGYLFQNPDSQIFTNSVFEEVCFGLENLGIPEEKIKKLAGSALEMMELSAYRNRHPHALSRGQRQRLAVASILALEPDLLVLDEPTTGQDRGHIRKFLDKIRELNRLGKTVILITHDMELAAEYAERVVVMKQGKILLDGPTAEVFSSPEELGAAGLLPPLPARLALDLRKQGIDIPRILTVSDLKRFLKARCPELSACRPMEIEKIVEENDGGEEVSLL from the coding sequence ATGGAACCCTCGAAAGCAACCTCTCCGCAAATCAGACTTGAAAAAATTACATACAACTATCCATATTCGGATTCCGCTGCTCTTTCGGATGTGGATCTTGAGCTTAAAAAAGGGGAGTTCGTGCTCCTTGCAGGCCCCAGCGGCTGTGGAAAAAGTACTCTGGTACGCTGCCTTAACAGGCTGGTACCTGAGGTTTCGGGGGGAAGCTTTTCAGGGAGCGTCCTGCTCCGGGGAAAAGACCTGAAACATGAAAAAGTCCACAGCCTGGCCCTTGAAGTAGGGATGGTTTTCCAGAACCCTGAAACTCAGCTGTTCTCCCTGACCGTGGCCGAAGATCTTGCTTTCGGGCCTGAAAATCTCGGGTTGCCCAGGGAAGAAATCCGAACCCGTGTGAAAAAAGCGCTGAAAGAAGTAGGGCTGGAAGGTCTGGAAGACCACTTTATCTTCACACTTTCGGGAGGGGAAAAACAGAGGACCGCAATCGGAGGAAACCTGGCAATGCAGCCTGAAATCCTGGTCCTTGACGAACCAACCTCGGACCTGGACCCTGCAGGTACCGGAGAGGTGCTTGAACTGCTCAAACGTCTTAATGCGGAAAACAGAACCACTCTCATCCTGATAGAACATAAACTCGATGATGTTTTTGAAATGGCAGACCGCATGCTTGTTATGGATGAAGGAAAAGTCATTCTGGATGGAAAACCTTTTGAGATCCTGTGCCGCGAGGAAGAAAAACTCCGAAAGCTCGGGATTCATCCTCCCCAGCTCACGGAAATTGCCCGCTTCCTGGGTTTTTCCCCGGAGAACTCAAGTATTCCTGCTTATATTCCTGATTATGACACTCTCCTGAAACGACTGAAAGAACTTCTTCAGGCATCTGAGGTAGAAATCCATCCAGAAGGTCATGAGAAAAGATTATCTGAAGTTCCGGATCCCGCACCGCAACCCCGAAATAGCCATTCTCATGTCCTGATTGAGCAGCTTTGCTATAGGCATGAGGACGGTTCGGAAACTTTTGAAAACCTCAACTTTGAAATAAAACGTGGGGAATTTCTTGCTCTGCTCGGGCACAATGGGGCAGGAAAGACAACCCTTGCAGGCCATCTTATAGGATTTTACAGGCCTTCCTCAGGAAGAATCCTCCTCGATGGAAAAGACATAAGAGGGTATTCCACTGCCCGGCTCTCAAAGAAAGTAGGTTACCTTTTCCAGAACCCGGACTCGCAGATCTTTACCAACAGCGTTTTTGAAGAAGTCTGTTTCGGGCTTGAGAACCTGGGAATACCTGAAGAGAAAATCAAAAAACTGGCGGGTTCTGCCCTGGAAATGATGGAACTTTCGGCTTACAGGAACAGACATCCTCACGCACTCTCAAGAGGGCAGCGCCAGCGCCTGGCAGTAGCTTCCATTCTTGCCCTTGAACCGGACCTGCTGGTCCTGGACGAACCTACAACAGGGCAGGACAGAGGGCATATCCGTAAGTTCTTGGATAAAATAAGGGAACTTAACAGGCTCGGTAAAACCGTGATTCTCATAACCCATGATATGGAGCTTGCAGCGGAGTATGCGGAAAGGGTTGTTGTGATGAAACAGGGAAAAATCCTTCTTGACGGCCCGACAGCCGAGGTATTTTCAAGCCCCGAAGAACTGGGGGCAGCCGGGCTTCTCCCTCCCCTTCCTGCAAGGCTGGCCCTTGACCTCAGGAAACAGGGAATAGACATTCCCCGGATTCTTACAGTTTCCGACCTGAAAAGATTCCTTAAGGCCCGCTGTCCTGAACTTTCGGCTTGCAGGCCCATGGAAATCGAAAAAATAGTTGAAGAAAACGATGGCGGAGAAGAAGTAAGCTTACTTTAA
- a CDS encoding energy-coupling factor transporter transmembrane component T family protein, translating into MKWLFRYEQKDSLLHRLDPRVKLLWLFGVSVLSVVLGTPYSLVALFASTLPFWFILRPSKSKVKAMLIVFGSIGLGFILSQALFYYWAKDPLFTLIPSSFPLLGPLTGGIYFYADGAVYGLYQSFRFMTSLSAAMLVLATSHPSGLISGLVRFFEIRIGGNNYRVGLPYEIAFMLSSAVSFAPTLLEESGIILNAMQARGLELKGGVRTKAKALKYILVPLVVNILRAGRKLAVAADTRGFRANRNRTYVNELRLKSNDYLFLAYTILITAAGLYLSYSGFGGTVPV; encoded by the coding sequence TTGAAGTGGCTCTTTCGTTATGAACAAAAAGACAGCCTGCTGCACAGGCTGGACCCGAGAGTGAAACTTCTCTGGCTTTTCGGGGTCTCAGTACTGAGTGTTGTCCTCGGGACTCCCTATTCGCTGGTGGCCCTTTTCGCTTCAACCCTGCCTTTCTGGTTCATCCTGAGGCCCTCAAAAAGCAAGGTAAAGGCAATGCTCATCGTCTTTGGGAGTATCGGGCTGGGTTTTATTCTCTCACAGGCCCTTTTCTATTACTGGGCAAAAGACCCGCTGTTTACCCTCATCCCTTCTTCTTTTCCTTTGCTGGGTCCCCTTACGGGAGGGATCTATTTCTATGCTGACGGGGCCGTTTACGGGCTGTACCAGTCTTTCCGTTTTATGACATCTCTGAGCGCTGCAATGCTGGTGTTGGCAACAAGTCACCCCTCGGGGCTTATCTCCGGGCTAGTCAGATTTTTCGAAATAAGAATAGGAGGAAATAATTACAGGGTAGGCCTTCCCTACGAAATTGCATTCATGCTATCTTCCGCAGTTAGCTTCGCTCCTACGCTGCTTGAAGAAAGCGGGATAATCCTCAATGCGATGCAGGCAAGAGGGCTTGAGTTAAAAGGCGGGGTCCGTACGAAAGCAAAAGCTCTGAAATACATCCTTGTCCCTCTCGTGGTCAATATACTCCGGGCAGGGCGAAAACTCGCAGTCGCAGCTGACACCCGGGGTTTTCGGGCAAACAGGAACAGGACCTATGTAAACGAGCTCAGGCTGAAAAGCAATGATTACCTTTTTCTTGCATACACAATCCTTATTACGGCAGCTGGGCTTTACCTGAGTTATTCGGGGTTCGGAGGGACAGTCCCGGTCTGA
- a CDS encoding DUF3344 domain-containing protein produces the protein MQAGKVMQDGSIKRKGNRRLPCRIRKNPIINAGCKAKNRHFDRTEKNRCKNRCRDRKEKFGKVVNILPLTAGICLLITLFCGLMIPPALAQSPENNGYVADKPLEVYSHDTVQGDLIYTVGDSYYSGKVYPGDVYSVIHNVNLPEGATVKFARLYVYWTWSAEGITGRYPEMNLSFNGESLEPEREYSDRKGWGIYDYPTGTWAYDVSTYVPGSGTFKTDIENIGSGTPYVCFDGVGLLIVYTDPNGKYMEYWIGEGAEELNSQMDENGNPLYYASPNQTICEMLRPTLQFPVRSATLWTIIQSGNWEDNILLVNGNEFPGICNGKPYPDLDIDTREVKDYLKSGENSILFQAVGDYAVPSGSFLVVEKDSLTEEAQVDSQAEDVQASLEETSENPGTSDIENSGDETSGDKTENTPGFEFISTLVIITGGKLAAGHRKQKTRK, from the coding sequence ATGCAAGCGGGAAAAGTAATGCAGGATGGTAGTATAAAGCGTAAAGGGAACCGAAGGCTTCCCTGCAGAATCAGGAAGAATCCAATAATAAATGCAGGATGTAAAGCAAAAAACAGGCATTTTGACAGAACGGAAAAAAACAGGTGCAAAAACAGGTGTAGAGACAGGAAGGAAAAGTTCGGCAAGGTAGTGAATATACTACCTCTAACTGCCGGAATATGTCTTTTGATTACATTATTCTGCGGGTTGATGATTCCTCCTGCCCTGGCCCAGTCTCCTGAGAACAACGGATATGTGGCAGACAAACCTCTTGAAGTATACAGCCATGATACGGTTCAGGGAGACCTTATTTATACGGTAGGGGATAGTTATTACAGTGGGAAAGTCTATCCCGGAGATGTGTATTCTGTAATACATAATGTTAACTTGCCTGAGGGGGCGACTGTGAAATTTGCAAGGCTCTATGTCTACTGGACCTGGAGTGCCGAAGGAATCACGGGGAGGTATCCTGAGATGAACCTGAGCTTTAACGGGGAAAGCCTTGAACCTGAGAGGGAATACAGTGACAGGAAAGGCTGGGGCATTTATGATTATCCCACGGGTACCTGGGCTTATGATGTGAGTACGTACGTTCCCGGTTCTGGAACCTTTAAAACAGATATTGAAAACATAGGCTCAGGTACTCCTTATGTCTGCTTTGATGGGGTGGGGTTGCTTATAGTTTATACGGACCCGAACGGAAAGTATATGGAATACTGGATAGGAGAAGGGGCTGAAGAACTCAATTCCCAGATGGATGAAAACGGAAATCCGCTTTACTATGCCAGCCCAAACCAGACAATATGTGAAATGCTCAGGCCCACTCTGCAGTTTCCTGTCCGCAGTGCGACGCTCTGGACGATCATTCAGTCCGGGAACTGGGAAGATAATATCCTTCTGGTTAATGGGAACGAATTCCCCGGAATCTGCAATGGTAAGCCTTACCCTGACCTGGATATTGACACAAGAGAAGTAAAGGACTACCTGAAATCCGGAGAAAATTCCATCCTTTTCCAGGCTGTAGGGGACTATGCGGTGCCTTCAGGGTCCTTTCTGGTGGTTGAAAAAGACTCTCTGACAGAAGAAGCACAGGTAGATTCACAGGCAGAAGATGTGCAGGCCTCTTTAGAGGAAACCTCTGAAAACCCGGGAACTTCCGACATAGAAAATTCAGGAGATGAAACTTCAGGAGATAAAACCGAAAATACTCCGGGATTCGAATTCATTTCTACTCTTGTCATCATAACGGGCGGAAAACTGGCTGCAGGTCACCGAAAGCAAAAAACCCGAAAATGA
- a CDS encoding CARDB domain-containing protein: MNTDPVKTTLRCILLLSFLLSALPAGAVYSYDGIPLASDAQGTFRGEIYIDGGHGLSFPPYSQEFDVPDGTLRWARLYVGVWGGTENYKGWVLPEFNGQRLEQLQLAGVEDKNENVYCAGHGVYWVSYDVSNITKNGNNTVEVLTSSGEPGNKLDGRVYGAVLAAACEDSKAPLVSYQLLSGNVNLHGKGWSGTLANVNDQTDVNFISSQIPGSPEAATLSVVYLTGSRGLPDYLEFNGEMLGISPAYLAESYGGKAMDIANEVSFDASGEKGFSSSYFDIEHFDVLNYLQTDNTVSFVRGLDLDGDGEIGLQEGEDYLHPVLAALVLSSGSTASVLPDLYPEMEVPEQELVDEKSAEISFTINNPGGICEENCTVSFRVDGTEVLTSSALMEASGVYKSSFSWPAVEGEHLIELAVDPEAKIQESDEENNVCALNVSVKSKPDLSVSLEEPLKIEAQEETSSASLLFFSVLSLFGARRKKPLFLLLIAVFIIAAFSGCVDETQTVEKTTYSIPLKITNSGEASALDFDVNLYLDGESVTVLKIPELEGQTSMEDQIRVRTLKGEHTLSVKVDEHNDIVESDEDNNGFEESCYFN, from the coding sequence ATGAATACAGATCCTGTAAAGACAACCTTACGATGTATACTCCTGCTCTCATTTCTACTCTCAGCCCTTCCTGCAGGAGCCGTATACTCTTATGATGGCATACCCCTTGCCTCGGACGCTCAGGGCACATTCAGGGGAGAGATCTACATAGATGGAGGACACGGGCTTTCATTTCCCCCATACTCTCAGGAATTTGACGTACCGGATGGCACTCTCCGCTGGGCTCGCCTGTATGTAGGTGTATGGGGAGGTACGGAGAACTATAAAGGCTGGGTCCTACCCGAGTTCAACGGGCAACGGCTTGAACAGTTGCAGCTTGCCGGGGTCGAGGATAAGAACGAAAATGTATACTGTGCAGGTCATGGGGTTTACTGGGTTTCCTATGACGTCAGCAACATCACGAAAAACGGGAATAATACTGTAGAGGTTCTTACAAGCAGCGGTGAGCCCGGGAACAAACTGGACGGGAGAGTCTATGGGGCAGTACTTGCCGCAGCCTGTGAAGACTCAAAAGCGCCCCTCGTATCCTACCAGCTCCTGAGCGGGAACGTAAACCTTCATGGGAAAGGCTGGAGCGGGACTCTCGCAAATGTAAACGACCAGACAGACGTCAATTTTATTTCCTCGCAGATACCGGGCAGCCCGGAAGCTGCTACCCTTTCTGTAGTATACCTTACAGGGTCAAGAGGTTTGCCTGATTATCTGGAATTCAACGGAGAAATGCTTGGTATTTCCCCTGCGTACCTGGCCGAGAGCTATGGCGGAAAGGCAATGGATATTGCCAATGAGGTTAGCTTTGATGCCTCGGGAGAAAAGGGCTTTTCTTCCAGTTACTTTGATATAGAGCATTTTGACGTACTCAATTACTTACAAACCGATAATACCGTTTCTTTTGTAAGAGGCCTTGACCTGGACGGGGATGGGGAAATCGGACTCCAGGAAGGAGAAGATTACCTGCACCCGGTCCTGGCAGCCCTTGTCCTGAGTTCCGGGAGTACCGCTTCCGTGCTTCCTGACCTCTACCCCGAGATGGAAGTCCCGGAACAGGAACTGGTAGATGAAAAATCGGCAGAAATTTCCTTTACAATAAACAATCCGGGAGGGATCTGCGAAGAGAACTGTACGGTTAGCTTCAGGGTTGACGGAACTGAGGTTTTAACTTCCTCTGCCCTGATGGAGGCTTCCGGAGTATACAAGTCTTCATTTTCATGGCCGGCAGTCGAAGGGGAACACCTGATTGAGCTTGCCGTTGACCCAGAAGCAAAAATACAAGAGTCAGACGAGGAAAATAATGTCTGTGCATTAAATGTCAGCGTCAAATCAAAACCCGACCTTTCGGTTTCTCTGGAAGAACCCTTGAAAATTGAGGCTCAGGAAGAGACTTCATCAGCGTCATTGCTCTTTTTCTCTGTCCTCTCTCTTTTCGGGGCCCGGAGAAAAAAACCTCTTTTCCTGCTTTTAATTGCAGTATTCATAATAGCTGCTTTTAGCGGCTGTGTCGATGAAACACAGACAGTAGAAAAAACTACCTACTCTATCCCGCTAAAGATTACAAATAGTGGAGAAGCTTCAGCCCTGGATTTTGATGTAAACCTCTATCTTGATGGGGAAAGTGTTACTGTCCTGAAGATCCCGGAACTTGAAGGCCAGACTTCAATGGAGGACCAGATCAGGGTTCGGACCCTTAAGGGTGAGCATACCCTTAGCGTGAAGGTAGATGAGCATAATGACATAGTTGAGTCGGACGAGGATAACAATGGATTTGAGGAAAGCTGCTATTTTAATTAA
- a CDS encoding DUF3344 domain-containing protein, which translates to MDLRKAAILINFLLLITPVSASYAGDKPLQTVLHDKHQGALEFSLGDSRYSGELEHNKSYQVNFDIEPPAGSSVRVAKAYVYWVWSKKGLEGIYPKFNASLVHSGTVLPLQGGQMYTDTKGFVSRYDFFSGAHAFDLSEEISEPGTYSISLVNSAEDGSTFCVQGIGLLLVYEGSELPVIEYWINEGCDMLYAEYGIDPEMATTTAYFEGDINSENIATARLITVSPSGGYSSGTGARNRLYFNEKTGSIPVIGDIIQILFGGGKSWKNIYQTNETVQVALDERQVVTYLEPVENFVSIQDNGDYLLATNAILALEFKEPETPEEES; encoded by the coding sequence ATGGATTTGAGGAAAGCTGCTATTTTAATTAACTTCCTGCTGCTCATTACCCCGGTTTCGGCGTCATATGCGGGCGATAAACCCCTGCAGACGGTCCTCCATGACAAACACCAGGGAGCTCTTGAATTTTCTCTAGGGGACAGCAGGTACAGCGGAGAGCTTGAACACAATAAAAGTTATCAGGTGAACTTTGATATCGAACCCCCGGCCGGGAGTTCCGTAAGGGTTGCAAAGGCTTACGTTTACTGGGTCTGGAGCAAAAAAGGACTTGAAGGCATCTATCCGAAATTTAATGCTTCTCTTGTACATTCGGGCACGGTCTTGCCTCTTCAGGGAGGGCAAATGTATACTGATACAAAGGGTTTTGTATCCAGGTACGACTTTTTTTCAGGCGCTCACGCTTTTGACCTGAGCGAGGAAATTTCCGAACCCGGTACTTACTCCATCTCACTTGTAAATTCAGCCGAAGACGGAAGCACCTTTTGCGTGCAGGGAATAGGGCTTCTGCTTGTCTATGAAGGTTCGGAGCTACCTGTGATCGAGTACTGGATCAATGAAGGCTGTGATATGCTGTATGCAGAATACGGGATAGACCCCGAAATGGCCACTACGACAGCTTATTTTGAGGGTGATATCAACTCCGAAAATATTGCAACCGCACGCTTGATAACAGTTTCTCCTTCCGGTGGCTACAGTTCAGGCACAGGAGCCCGGAACAGGCTTTACTTTAACGAGAAAACCGGGAGTATTCCGGTTATTGGCGATATTATACAGATCCTGTTCGGTGGAGGAAAAAGCTGGAAGAACATATACCAGACAAACGAAACTGTCCAGGTTGCTCTGGACGAAAGGCAGGTAGTTACTTATCTGGAACCTGTAGAAAACTTTGTCAGCATCCAGGATAACGGAGATTACCTTCTGGCAACGAATGCAATACTGGCGCTTGAATTCAAAGAGCCTGAAACCCCGGAGGAGGAAAGCTGA
- a CDS encoding ABC transporter ATP-binding protein, which translates to MNIVETRNLSKYYTFDSGLRVEALRGINVKIEEGDFVSFMGPSGSGKSTLLNIVGCLDQPTSGDVFIEGNEVDYRNSSSLVRLHRQTIGFVFQAFNLISTMNAMENVCYPLYFSGVSRSRQKQRATELLGLVGLGDRMHHLPSELSGGEQQRVAVARALANSPKLILADEPTGNLDSDTGNKITDLMRKINREQGVSFLVTTHDPEMARIADRVIRLKDGKITV; encoded by the coding sequence ATGAATATAGTTGAAACCAGGAACTTATCCAAGTATTACACATTCGATTCAGGGCTGCGCGTTGAAGCCCTCAGGGGAATAAATGTGAAGATTGAAGAAGGGGATTTTGTGTCCTTTATGGGTCCCTCGGGTTCGGGAAAGTCCACCCTGCTTAACATTGTTGGCTGTCTGGACCAGCCGACATCAGGTGATGTTTTTATCGAGGGTAACGAAGTTGACTACAGGAATTCTTCCAGTCTTGTCCGCCTGCACAGGCAGACAATAGGGTTTGTTTTCCAGGCTTTTAACCTCATCTCCACAATGAATGCCATGGAGAACGTCTGCTACCCCCTGTACTTTAGCGGAGTCTCACGCTCCAGGCAAAAACAGAGGGCAACCGAGCTTCTTGGCCTTGTAGGGCTTGGAGATCGGATGCACCACTTGCCTTCCGAGTTATCGGGTGGGGAACAGCAAAGAGTTGCTGTAGCAAGAGCGCTTGCAAACAGCCCAAAACTTATTCTGGCAGACGAACCTACAGGAAACCTTGATTCGGATACCGGGAACAAAATCACGGATCTTATGAGAAAAATCAATAGAGAACAGGGCGTAAGTTTTCTTGTTACTACTCATGATCCTGAAATGGCCAGGATTGCGGACAGGGTGATAAGACTAAAGGATGGAAAAATCACTGTCTGA